Genomic segment of Myxococcus stipitatus:
TCGGCTCCGGCGAGGCCCCCACCATCACCCGCTACGAGGTGCGTGACGGGGCGTTCGTCGCGGGCACCAGCATGTCCTTCCAGCAGCTGGGGGTGAAGCGGCTGGGCGCGCAGGCCGTGCACTTCATCAGCCCGACGAAGGCCTACTACAAGGACGACGCCCAGGCGCAGATCATCGTCTGGAACCCCGCCGAGATGCGGGTGGTGAAGACCATCGAGCTGCCCAAGGAGTTCATCAAGCAGGGCTACTCCACGGGGTTGAGCCAGTGGGCCAGCCGAGACGGCGAGGCCTTCTTCGCGGTGGGGTGGTCCACCACGGTGTTCGACGCGGTGCTGCCCGGGGCCATCCTGGTGCGCATCGACACCGCGACGGATGAAGTCACGTGGCAGGAGGAGTCGCGGTGCCGCGACCTCGGGAAGACGGCGCGCATCGGCGACACGCTCTACTTCTTCAGCGGCGTCATCAACGGCCTGGGCTACGCGGTCAAGGGCACGGAGAACGCGGGGCAGCAGGACTGCATCCTCCGCATCTCGGCGGGGCAGAAGCGCTTCGACGCGGACTACGTCGGCTCGGTGGCTCCGGCGCTGGGTGAGAAGAAGGTGGGGACGGTCATCGCGGTGACGGACGACGGCATGGCCTGGCTCCAGGTCGCCGACACGACGATTACGCCGACGGCGCCGGGCACCACCTATCGCGAGTGGTACTACAAGGGCTGGAGCTGGTGGCGGGTGCCGCTCGCGACGCTCCGCGACCCGGTCCGGGTGCAGGGCGAGCCCGGGGCCTACAGCGCCTTCACCATCACGTCGGGCTCGAACTTCTTCATCAGCCAGAGCGGGTCGGACTACGCGCTCTCCACGCTGGTGGAGCTGAGCACCGACACGCCCAAGCCGGGCATCGCCTTCCCGGGCTTCGTCCTGGACGTGGCGCGCATCCGCTGAGCGCCGGGCGGGCGCGGGAGGAGTGACGCTGCTCCCCCGCGCCTGGACTTCCGTCACACCGCCACGCAGGGCACGAGGTTCTTCCGATGGATGTGCTGGCCCCCACGCTGCTCTGGCTTGGAGTGGTGCTGCTCTATGTCGCCTGGTGGTGGCACGTCGGGCGCCGAGGGACGGCTCCGCGTGCTCACGTGTGTCTGGCGGGCGGAGGGCTGGTGCTGCTCGCCGCCGGCTTCGGGGCCGCCCTGACTGG
This window contains:
- a CDS encoding MxcI; this translates as MRRAAWGFLAGAALVLSACGDEKTPDGDKGPGVGEDGPLYLVHSAVETNGSRTNYFSLVDSLDQARTLDYSKSLELPGRPRLYSAKGVGFFAIGSGEAPTITRYEVRDGAFVAGTSMSFQQLGVKRLGAQAVHFISPTKAYYKDDAQAQIIVWNPAEMRVVKTIELPKEFIKQGYSTGLSQWASRDGEAFFAVGWSTTVFDAVLPGAILVRIDTATDEVTWQEESRCRDLGKTARIGDTLYFFSGVINGLGYAVKGTENAGQQDCILRISAGQKRFDADYVGSVAPALGEKKVGTVIAVTDDGMAWLQVADTTITPTAPGTTYREWYYKGWSWWRVPLATLRDPVRVQGEPGAYSAFTITSGSNFFISQSGSDYALSTLVELSTDTPKPGIAFPGFVLDVARIR